TCGCAACTCCTTCGCCGGCTTCGTAACATCTAACCATTGCACGAATAAACAGCATTTTGTGCTTCATGCGTCCGGCAATGGTTCGATGAACGAATCCTGGCTCAGTCAGACAGGCGATGCCAAAAAATCGAGACAAGCCGGAACACTCCAGGTCTTGTTGTGAGATGTGCTGAGTAGTTACATTACCTGTAAAACGAGCGGCAAGCATGACCTGGATTCCCGCCTTCGCGGGAATGACTTGTTTTTCAATGCCGTCTCCGGGTTAGTCATACTCGCGAAGCCTGTCCTCGTGCAGACGGGGAGCGGGTATCCAGTCCCCTTTTACTCGGATGAGCTGAGTAGTTACAAAAAAGTTTTGTCACGCCAGGAGAAGTATACATGCAAATTCAAAAAAAAAACCATGTCCTGTCCGATGCCACACCCCGCCCGCACCCGCCGTGCATTCTGACCATCGCCGGATCGGACTCCAGCGGCGGGGCCGGTATTCAGGCGGACCTGAAAACCTTCACGGTTCTGCGCTGCTACGGCGCGTCGGTCCTGACCGCCATCACGGCCCAGAACACCCAGGGCGTGCAGGACATCGCCCCCTTGCCGGAGCCGTTTGTCGCCCGGCAGTTGCAGTCGGTTCTGGAGGACCTGCCCGTGGCCGCGGCCAAGACCGGAATGCTGTTTTCCGCCCCCCTGATCCGCGTCCTGGCCGGGCAACTGGCGACCAAAACATTTCCCCTGGTCGTGGACCCGGTTTGCGTCAGCAAGAGCGGACACAGTCTGCTCTTGCCCGAGGCCGTGGAGACCCTGAAGTCCGTATTGCTGCCCCTGGCCGACCTTGTGACGCCCAATCGCCCCGAGGCGGAACTGCTCACCGGAATGGATATCGTGGGGGAGGAAGACGTTCCCCGGGCTCTGGAACTGATGTTGAACCTGGGCTGCAAGGCCGTCCTGCTCAAGGGCGGACATTTTGAAGGCGAGAAGCTTGTTGATTGGCTGGCCGTCAAAGACAGGCCGATCCGCAAGTTCGAACATGCCCGGCTGGCGTCCCGGCATACCCACGGCACCGGCTGCACCCTGTCCGCCGCCATAGCCGCGGGCTTGGGCCAGGGTCTGGAGATGGAGCAAGCCGTCGAACAAGCCGTGGACTATCTGCACGCAGCCATCCGCACCGCCTATCCCATGGGCCGCGGCGTGGGTCCGGTCAATCACCTGCACCCATGGCTCGACCCGGCCCAGTAACGTGTGTTGAAAAAGAACTACTCAGTTTGAGCGAAAAAATTGCTTTCAAATGAGGGCACATGACCTGGATTCCCGCCTTCGCGGGAATGACTTGTTTTCCAATCCCGTCTTGAATCAGTCATACCCGCGAAGGCGGGTATCCAGTCCGTTTTTAAAACGGATGAGCTGAGTAGTTACGAAAAAAAAACCTTTACCTGACAGTCGATTCAAAAATTCCAAGTGCAAGGAGCATAAAAAGCTGTCCTGCCACGTCCTTTGTCCGGCCCCTTCGGGCCGGATCGTTCGATGCGTCGTCGAAACTTGAAATTTTTCAACGGTCTGCCACCCTGAGCAGTATTGAGGATAGCCTGATCCGCAGGCTGTTCAAAAACCCCGATGGCAAGGCGCAAAAAAAGTTTTAGGCCGAAGCGTATTAGGCATACGTGAGGGCTTGAACTTTTTGCGGCAACGCAACCAGCGGGGATTTTTCAACAGCCTGCCGGCAGGATCATTCGGGACCGTGTGCCGCGTAGACCTCTTCCAGTATCTCCCGTCCGCCCCGGTCCAGCACGGCCTGGGCCACCTGGCGACCCAGTTCCTCGGCATCCCTGGGCTTGGCCGTTGCCTCTTCGATAATCAGGTTCTTGCCGTCCACGTCCGCGACCAGGCCGCGCAGGGTGATCCTGTTGGCATCGCTGTACCGGGCGAAACCGGCAATGGGCACCTGGCATCCCCCTTCCAGGGTGGCCAGAAAGGCCCGCTCCGCCAAGACGCAGCTATGTGTTTCCCGGTGATTCAGGAATTCCAGAAGTTCGGCCACATCCCGGCGGTCCTTCGCGTACTCCAGCCCCAAGGCTCCCTGGCCCACCGCGGGCAGGAAGTCCGGCGGCCCGAGTTCGCTGATTTGCGGCACGCTGAGGCCAAGCCGGTTCATGCCGGCCCGGGCCACGACAATGGCGTCGTAGTCGCCGTTGAGCAGCTTGCCCACCCGGGTGTCCAGATTGCCGCGCAGGTTGAGAATCTCCAAGTCCGGCCGCAGCGCCAGCAACTGACAGCGCCGCCGCAGGCTGCTCGTTCCGATGCGCGCCCCTTCCGGAAGATCTTTCAGGTCGGCGTACTTCACCGAGAGCAGCGCATCGGTCATGTTTTCACGTTCCGGAATCACCCCCAGGATCAGCCCTTCCGGCAATTCCGCGGGCACGTCCTTCATGCTGTGCACGGCCAGATCCGCGCGGCCGTCCAGAATGGCCTCCTCGATCTCCTTCACGAAGAGACCCTTGCCGCCGACCTTGGCCAGGGGTACGTCCTGGATCTTGTCGCCCATGGTCTTGACGATCAGCAGCTTCACGGTCAATCCGGGATAGCGCTCCAGAAGCCGGGCCTTGATGTGCTCCGCCTGCCACAGGGCCAGCTTGCTGCCCCGGGTTGCGATGGTAATGACGTTCATCATGACTCGGGCACCGCTCAATGGCACCCGGCGCAACTCGACGCCGAGCAACCGGAACATGATGAGCCGGAACCGGAACCGGCAGAGGACGCCTCACCCACCGGATCCGCGCCTCCACCCCGCTTGTGACGGCAGCGGGACATCAGCTTCCCCGTCCTGTCCGACCCGCAATGCGGACACGCCACCTTGGGATCACCAAAAACCAACTCCTCGAACTCCTTGTCGCATTGTTCGCAGAGAAATTCGTATATCGGCATTTATTCACTCCTTATTGAAATTTACCACTCATAATCGATCACAATCGATCATAATCGCAATCGAAATCGAAATCATAATCGCAATCGAAATCGACAAAAAAACGTATCTCGTCAACAGAGCCGAATAAAAGACCTGGATACCGGCTTTCGCCGGTATGACTTCAAGATGCAACGATCTCCTTTCATCAGTCATTCCGGCGAAGGCCGGAATCCAGGTGTCTTCCGTAATTCAAGCCCTCTGTTTGAACAGCTACATAATACTGAGTGGTTACACAATCAAATTAGATCTTCCACTCTCACCACATTTCCCAGCTGACTGCCTCCGCCGCAAGACCGCCGGCGACGACTTTCAAAAATCTCGATTGCGATTACGATTACGATTGCGATTTCGACAAAGACAGATCGTTATTCAACTTTCAGCCCCGCGAACAGAATCTCGTCCGTCAGCAGGCACAGTAGATGGCCGATGGTGATGTGCACTTCCTGGATCAGCGGGGTTTGGCGCGAGGGTACGGCTAGAAGGTGGTCGCACAGTTCCTGCATCTCCCCGCCGCCTTCGCCGGTCAGGCCGATGGTGACCATTCCGGTTTCCCGACCGGCCCGCAAGGCGGCCAGAACGTTCGGGCTGTTGCCGGAGGTCGACAAGCCAAGAAGCACGTCGCCGGGCTGTCCCAAGGCCTGGACCTGCTTGGCGAAGACCAGCTCGAATCCAAAATCGTTGCCCACCGCGGTCAGGATCGACGTGTCCGTGGACAGGGCGATGGCCGGGAGGGGACGACGGTCGATCAAAAACCGGTTCACGAATTCGGCGGCCAAGTGCTGGGCATCCGCGGCGCTACCGCCATTTCCGCACAGCAGGATCTTCTTTCCGTCGGACAGCGCCGATGCCAGAACCCGGGCCGCCAAAACAACATCCGCCCCGTGCTCGGCAAAGTACTTCTCACGCAATGCGCTCCCCCGGGCGACATAGTCGTTCACCCGGTGCAGCGCTTCACCAAGACCGACCAGTTCGTCGGACAATTGAATCGAGTTCTTCACGCTGGTTCACCTTGTTTTGTTGAGATGAATTGAACCGCCCGCTTCGCTCAAGACGCCAAGATCGCCAGGAAAGACATTTTGGAAAGCAGGGAAGGAGCTGCTTTCCAAAAGATTGCCTCACCCCTGCCGGGGTGATGTAGAGTCTGCCGATAGGCTAAAGCCTTTTGGCTTCCGCATCATTCCAGCGGAAGCCGAAAACTCTTCTTGGCGTCCTTTGCGCCCTGAGCGAAGCGGGCGGTTCATTTTTACTCTGAACCAGCCTTGACCGCTCCGCTGGAAAGCAACTGACCTTCTTCCTCAGCCAGGACGGCTTCCCGCTCCCATCCTCCGAGCATCAGGCTCTGGGATGCAAGTTGATACAGCAGTTCCGGGCGGTCGCCATACATGGCCTTGACCAGGGGGCCGTATTCTTCCGCGAAAACCATGCGCACCAGATTGTTGCGGTCGTACAGGAGCCGGGCCAGCAGCGCGTTGTCCCGGTGATCCGGCAGGTAGCGGATGAACAGCTTCCGGCTGGAGGCGATGATGTAGCGGATCCGGGCGACTTCCCGGCGCATGCTCTCCCTGGTCTGATCGATGACCTTGGACAATTCCTCCACCATGTGACGTTCCTCAAAACTGAGCCCGATCTCCTTGAGCTGCATGAATCTGCCCCCATAGCTCTCGCGCTGGTAGGCATCCTCTTTGAGTTTCATGGCCTCGTGGAAAATATAGCCCAGGCACCAGCCCAGGAGCTGGCCGTTGACGTCGCCGTCCTGATCAGTGCGAAAGAGGTGGTGCGCTGTGTCCTTGAGCCGCCAGAGCAGGCCCTTGTTCATCTCAACGCCCAGGATATCACGCAGCACCTCGAACTCCAGATGCTCCTCGGCATCAAAGAGCCGGAACTGATTTTCCAGCACTTGCTGGCTCAAACAGAAATCCCTGAGAATATCTCGGACGAATTCGGGACGTTTTGAACGGATCCAGGCTCGAAACATGGCGATTAATTATGTCTATGTTTTTCGGGTTTTGGTTGATGGTCTGGTACGGCTCAAAAAGGTCGGACACAGCCTGCGAGTTACCTTGCAACTGGATTCCCGCCTTCGCGGGAATGATTTCAATGAGTCCGCTTCTCCAATCACGTGATGCCCGCGAAGGTGGGCATCCAGGCCATGCCTGCCACAATTTTTTTAAAATCACATGGTCTACAATGCAGCCGTCATGAATGCGGAGGTTGTTCAACGCCAAACCGAATCTTTGGGCAAGAAAGCAAAGAGACCATGATCCATAAACATTGACCAAGGCCTTGGGACTGGGTTAATCATGGGCATTGTGAACAACGCTATAGTATAACCTCAAGCCGGTTAAAAATCAAAACATCATGCAGCACAAAACTAAATCCGTCCGTCTCGGAATGCTCCTTGTGCTCTGCGCACTTGCACTTTTCTCCGTCACGCCGGCCCTGGCGGATCAGCGGGCCGAGGCCGAGAAGACGTTCACAATGGGGGAGGCGGTGCAGCGCGGACTGCAGGCCAACCCTCAGATGGCCGGCATCCGGGCTGCCCTGCGGGGCGCGGAATTCGGCGAACGAGCCGCCCAGGCCGCTTTCTACCCGGCTTTGACCACGAACTTCGGATATTCCTACGTGGACGAAGCCGTGGCCCAGGGAGATCGCGGCTCCTGGACAGCGAACCTCAATCTCAGCCAGCCCCTGTTCACGGGCTGGCGACTCCTGAACACCCGCCAGCGCGCCGAACTGGCCCGGGAGCAGGTTCAACTTGAATTGATCAACAGAGAACTGGCCCTGACTCTGACCATCCAGGAGCAGTTCCTGGAATTGCTGCGGGCCCGGGAGAACGTGCGCAGCGCCCGGGATTCGTTTATTCGACTCGAATCCCAGTTGCGCAACGCCCAGGCGTTTTTCGATGTCGGCCTGCGCCCCAAATTCGACGTGCTTCAGGCCGAAGTGGACCTGGCCCAGGCCGAGCAGCTGCTGCTCATCTCCGAGAATGCCGTGGCCACCCAGAACGCCCGTCTGAACACCCTGCTCAATCTCGACCTGGAAACTCCGGTGACCTATGTCGGCGAATTGACCTACTCGCCCTTTGCACCCCGCTTGCAGGACTCACTGGACATGGCCTTCAGCCAACGCCCGGACATCGCCATGGCCCTCAAAGCCGAAGAAATCGCCGATCGGGACGTGGATATCACAGCCAGCGACCTGTATCCCCAGGTCAGCGCCGACTTGGACTACTACCGCCGCAGCACCGAGGAAGAGATCAGAGGAATTACGACCCGCCCGGACTCCTGGTGGACTACCGGAGTCAATGTCCGATGGCGGGCCTTCGACTTCAATCGGACCCGCCATGCCACCGATCAGGCACGGCAAAACGTGCTCCGCCTGCGTGAGGAAACAGCCAACCTGCGCCTGGAGGTCTCCTTTGCCGTCCAGTCGCTGCACCTTAACCTGAACGAAGCCGCGGCGCGCATCTCCGTGGCCAACAAGGCCCTGGAGGAAGCCCGGGAAGGCTTCCGTATCGCCCAGGCCCGCTTCCAGGCCCAGGTCGGCACCAACACGGAAGTCCTGGACGCCCAGGCCCGCCTGACCCGCAGCGAAGCCGACCTCACCGACGCCATGGCCGACCACCAACTCGCCATAGCCCGCCTCTTCGCAGCGACTGGAGAAATGAATCCGGGGTTAGAATTTTAGATGAGGGGTGATAGGAGATGGGTTATGGGTTATGGGTGAAAAAAGGTAACAGGCTATAGGTGATGGCCGATAGGTCCCCATCTCCGTATTGGCACTAACCCGTATTTCCCTATCACCCCTAGCCCATAGCCCCTAACCCCTAGTCCCTAGCCCCTATCACCCATAACCTATCACCCCTAACCTTCACTTCACTTCCCTCCCCTCTGCCTCAGCCCCTGCACGAACTCCGCGAAGAAGGCCGCGAACACGCCGGCCATCAGGGATGCCACGGCAGCCAGGGCAAGCACAAGTTGGACATTGGGCCGGACCGAGGTGATTGCATGGTCCTGTTGCAGGTAGTAGATGGAGTGCCGTGCTTCAAGGTTGTCCAACAGATCCTGTTTTTCAGTCAAGCTCAACTGGACATCCCGCTCCGCTAAAGCCACGTCAAAACCCAGCAAAATATTCCTTCCCCCGCCGGTTTTTTGGTCCAGCAACAAATTCTGGTACCTTTCCAACAAAAAGAGATCAGCCCCCATCTGGAGGACGACATTTTGCCGAGTATGCTCCATGCCCTGAAGGTGCTCGGGCAAACTGGTCAAAAAAAGCGGCAGGTTGTCAAAGGCCTCGGAAAGTGTCTGTTCATCATGGCCGCGGGCCTCTATCACCAGTCGGTTGGATTTTCCCTGCGGAGCAGAAGCGCTGACCGTCACCCCGTCAAGGGATCTGCTGTATTCAAGCACTTTAGCCGAGTAATAATCGGCATCCAAATCCAGGCCTTTCAGTGTTGTGGCATCCGCGGGAAAAATCAGCGTCCTGGTTGCGGTGTACGTCTTGGGGGTCAAGGCCAGATACCCGGAGGCCAGGCCCAGGCCCAGTATGACAACCGCCAGAATAAGCCACTTGCGCCTGATCAGGACCAGAGCCAGATCCCGCAGGTCGATCTCGTCGTCGTATCCGCCGTTACGCGGCGCACCATACGTTTCGCCGCCTCTCTCCGCCGTTTGGATCTTGTCCTTGTCTTGCATTACTTTCCCCTTTCAACATTCGGCTTCAACGTACAACCTTCAACGTCATTTCCAGGTTTGTATTCCGGCACGATGACTTGCAGGCTGCTCTTGATTCCCTGCACGTCGTAGTGCAGTGCCGCGGCCACAAGGTCGCGCATCAGGCGCTCGAGATCATCCAGGTCGCAACGCACGCCGCGGAGAACCTTGATTCGGCGGTGGCCGGTCTGAACAATGCCCTCGCCCTCGGTGATGAGCTCCTCGTAGAGTTTTTCTCCGGGCCTCAGGCCGGTGTACACGATGGGCACATCCTTTTCAGGCTCCAATCCATGCAGTCGAATTAGATCCCGGGCCATGTCCGCGATGCGCACGGGCCGTCCCATGTCCAGAATAAATATCTCGCCGCCCTCGGCCATGGCCCCGGCCTGCAGGATCAACTGAGCCGCCTCGGACACGCACATGAAATAGCGGGTCACTTCCGGATGGGTCACGGTAATCGGCAGGCGGGCCTCGATCTGGGATTTGAAAATGGGCACCACCGACCCGGAACTGCCCAACACATTGCCGAAACGCACGGCCACGAAGCGACAAGCTTGATGTCCGTTGGCGCATTCCACAAGCTTTTCCGCGACTCGCTTGGTCGCGCCCATGACGTTGGTCGGACGGACCGCCTTGTCCGTGGAGACGAGCACGAAGCGCTCCACCCCAAAATCCAGCGCCGCCTGAACCATGTTCCAGGTACCCTGAACATTGTTCAGAATCGCCTCCCAGGGGGTGACCTCCTGCAAAGGCACGTGCTTGTACGCGGCGGCATGAAGAATGACCTGGGGCTGAAACTCGCCCATGACCCGGGCCAGTGCGGCTCGGTCGCGGATATCCGCCAGAAAGACCCGCACGGGCAGATCCTCGAAGACTTGCCTGGTTTTCAGATCCACGCGGAACAGGTTGTATTCGGAAAAATCCAGAAGGCCCAGTTCGCTGGGCTGAAACACGCCCATCTGCCGGACCAATTCGGATCCGATGGAACCGCCCGCGCCGGTGATCAAGACCCGCTTCCCGGCATAGGCATGACCCAATAAATCCGTGTCCAACTGGACAACTTCGCGTCCGAGCAGGTCCTCGTAGCGGATGTTACGGATGGACTTCAGGGAGATCCGGCCGTCCATGATCTCGTCCAGATTGGGCATGGTCCGGAAAGGCTTGCCGGTCTGTTCGCACAGGGCCACGATCCGCCGCATGCGCTCACCGGTTATCGTCGCCATGCCGATCAGCACCTCGTCAATGGCGTCGGCGTGTTGCGGCAGCAGCTCGATTTGCCCGATCACCGGACAGCCATGCACGGACTTGCCCCATTTCAAGGGATCGTCGTCAAACAGGGCCACCGGGAGCATGTTCAACGCGGGATTGTCCAGCATTTCCCTGATCATTCGCTCCCCGGTCCGACCGGCCCCGAGCAGGCCCACGTGTTTGAGGCCGTTCGCCTTGACCAACAATCTGCATTTATTGACATGCAGCCGGTTCATGGCCAACCGCACGAAGATCCGTAGTCCACCAATCAGAGCACAGGTCAGGCCCAGATCCAAGATGAAAATGGAACGGGGGTAACCGCCGGCTTCACGAAACAAGGTCAATACGGCCAGAAACGCAAGGCTGGCGACCAGACAGGCCAGCATCACCCGACCGAGATCCCGCAGACTGGTATAGCGCCACATGCCGTGGTACAAACCGCAAGCAAAGAAAATCGACAACTTCAGGGGCACGAGATACGGCAAATGCCCAACCAGCAGTTTATGATACTGTGCGGGGATTGTACCGTCGAAGCGAAGAAGAAACGACAGGATCATGGCCGCGGCCACCAAAAAGGCGTCCATGACCAGCATCAGGTAGAAATTGCGGTTACGTAACAGGAGAGAGTAGCGCATGAAAATGGAGTTGACCGGTAAAGGTTGAAAGGCGGTTAGTGGCAGCGCTTGGCTTGTGATGCACGCAGGGCTGTAATTTTGGGACAGGTCATGAATGCGGATGCGCGCTTGTGGGCGACGGCCCAGAGTAGTTTTACCCTAAAAACCTTCGGGCTTGCCGTCCAGCCGAATCCCCCCACGGTAATACACCACCACGATAACCAATGGAATCCAAGCAATCAAAAGCCCCACCAGGCCGTCCAGGCGGCCCGTTGCCACCAACCCCGCCAGGGGCAGGAGCCAAGCGAGGTTGACGGCTCCCACGGCCAGTGTAACGGGAAAATGGGAGCCATGATGTCGCGCGGCGTGCTGATAGGCATGGTCGCGGTGAGCATCGTACACCCTTTCGCCACGCAACATGCGCCGCAGCAGGGTCACGGTGGCATCCACCACGAAGACCCCCAGCAGGATCAGCCAGCCCAGGAACAGTTCAGGAGCCGCCCGTGCGGCCTGCAGCGACAGCAGCCCCAACAACAGTCCGACAAAACCGCTGCCGGCATCGCCCATAAAGATGCGTGCCCGCGGAAAGTTCCAGCACAGGAACCCCGCTGTCGCCGCGGCCAGCAAAAGGGCCGGCTGGGCCGGAGCTGTGTAACCCGACAATTCCCTCCCCAAAGACAGCCAATACAACACAACCCCACCGCCGCAGACTGTTATCGCCTCAATCCCGGCTATGCCGTCGATGCCGTCCATGAAATTGTACAAATTGAGCAGCCAAGCCAGGTACAACACAGCCAAACCGTGCCCCAGCCAGCCCAAATCCACCACCCGGCCCGCCAATTCCAGGGGCGGGAAACCGCCGAGCCAAGCCAGGCCCCAGATGCCGGCCGAAAAATGAACCAGCAGTCGCCAACGGGCCGCCACGTGCCCCCGATCATCCATCCAGCCCACCAGGGCCACCAGCCCGCCAGCCCCCAAAAAAGCCGTCAACTCCGCGCCGGACAGGCTATTGTGCCACCACAGCACGGACAAACCGGCCAGCACCACCAGCACGATGGACACTCCGCCTCCCCGGGGCGTGGGGAGCTGATGCGAGCTGCGGGCGTTGGGTATATCAAGCAGGTTTTGGGTCAGGGCAAAGCGCCGCATCCATCCCGTAAACAGAAATGCCGTGCAAAACGCTGCTCCGATCAACACAATCCCAGTCACATTCATTGTTTCTCGGTCCTGGTCTTTTGCAAAAAAACTGTACCGTCTCACGCAAGGAGTCATCCACCAAAATCGGCGGCAGCCATCAGAGCCGGTCGCGAAACCAAGTAATATCCACCTGGAGCGACTCGCACAAGCGCCGGGCAGGGCAGGCAGGTTTACCGGATTTTGTTATCCCTCATGTTGCACGGGCTTCCAGCCCGGCATAAACTTGCAAATGGGCATCCACAATTTTATCAATACCAAACTCTTTTTCCGCCAAAATCCGACCGGCAGCCCCCAGATCTCTCCGCAAACCAGGATTCTCGATCAGCCGTTGAATTGCATCGGCAAGAGCCGGAGGGTCTTTTACGGGCACCAGCAATCCGGATTTATCGGGCTCGATGGCATCCCGGCACCCCGGCACATCGGTGGTGACCACGGCACGACCGGCAGCAGCGGCTTCCACCAATGATTTGGGGAGCCCTTCGCGATAAGAGGGGAGCACAACGACGTGTGAACTCGAGAACAGTGACGGAATATCCTCTCGGAATCCCAGCAGCTCAACCAGCCCCTCACTCCGCCATCGACCAAGAACGTCTTCACCGACCGATGAAGGGTTGCCCGGATCTGGATCGCCAATCACGCGAAAGCATGCGTCAAAACCACGCTCCCTGATGATGCGCGCGGCTTCCACATATTCAAAAATGCCTTTTTCCCGCAGCAAACGCCCGGCAAAACTCACAACAACCGGCTCCGGCGGTTCCGGTACAAACGGATAATCAGCCAGTTTGACGCCAGAACCGCGAATCAGGACCGTACGTTCCCGTTCTATTGCACGAAATGCCAACAGGGCAGCACGATCATCCGGATTTTGGAAAATGGCTTTGATGTTGGGATGAGCAAAGGCCTGCTTGTACAATGCCTGCACCACGACGCGCATCCCCCGCGCGGCCGGTCCCTGTGAAACAAACACCGATCCCAGTCCGGACACCGCCGAAACAACCGATGGAACTCTCGAGAGACGGGCGGCTATGCCGCCGTACAGCACTGGTTTGATGGTCACCAGGTGGACAATGGAGGGGCGAACCTTGCGCATCAGGCGGTAGAGCCTAACCAACGCTTTTACTTCAGCAATGGGATTCTTGCCGCTACGGGACAACGTGACGGGATGATAAGCAAAACCGGACCGTTTTATCTCCGAGACACCACTTCCGCTTCCTGTTGCAACATGTATCTCATAACCCACCTGTTTCGCGCCACTGGCTATCGGCAGGCGGTGCGACAGAAAAAAAGCAGGGGAGTTGACGACAAAAAGCAAGCGTTTACTCATCATTGGGCTTCCAGCCATGCCTGAAACATCAGCACATCCGACAAATGGTACTGACGATTGCCGCGGCAACTGAGATGTTCTGCCCATAATTTGCGGATGGGGAGGATGGAAGCCTCCCCCAAGCCAAAAACATCAGCCATTGCACCCACTAGGCCTTCTCCCGCCGCGCATCAACCGGCTCGCCCCCACAGGCCCCACAATCCCAGCCTACATTAGTCGAGCCTGAAAAATCCGATTTTCGGTACAGGATCATCATAGAAGGCTGACGGGTTGTGGTGCCGAAAAACAGCCAAAGCGTAAAAAGGGCAAAAAAGTGTTCGAGCTTCCGAATCCACTTCCTGAAATTGAATGCCGCGG
Above is a genomic segment from Desulfonatronum thiosulfatophilum containing:
- a CDS encoding transposase — protein: MLRPGRPKKSDSPYQRRIARERFRRRAGIEPIIGHLKQDHRLSRNYLKGVLGDAINLFMAAAAFNFRKWIRKLEHFFALFTLWLFFGTTTRQPSMMILYRKSDFSGSTNVGWDCGACGGEPVDARREKA